The following are from one region of the Petrotoga mobilis SJ95 genome:
- a CDS encoding LCP family protein, with amino-acid sequence MKIHILRILSFIFLIFLTLSFIIPLRKNIQLDLSPIEFPYYFLVLGRDENIESSTRTDVIILGGIDKGKIIFLPIPRDLLISIDQSERRINSVYEIYGIDRLKEEVEKLSGVQISDYIIFDYSIFKSIGDLFAPIDIYIESDMSYSDYHQNLHIDFKKGYNKLNGEELLYYVRYRDTSGDLGRMERQKNAVLALLDEVQSAGINKLLEAINIGLSDTINSFEIQDLLFLYNQAKDAQMEFISFPYLIKDSYVVADESKIPQIQYKLKTFETYSDQSNDKPKILITKNFSSKLYNFYTYVFDVWKKPGYQIKVLDETFDGLSDQYSYVFFRNVEEETKEKIKADLKETFGTNFIEIEDKYKYFQLIDFISENLIDPTDYDALVVLNERW; translated from the coding sequence TTGAAAATACATATCTTAAGAATATTATCTTTCATTTTTCTGATTTTTTTGACACTCAGTTTTATAATACCTTTACGTAAGAATATTCAATTAGATTTATCCCCCATAGAATTTCCTTACTATTTTTTGGTTCTAGGAAGAGATGAAAATATTGAAAGTTCAACCAGAACAGATGTGATAATCTTAGGGGGAATCGATAAAGGGAAGATCATTTTTCTACCCATACCAAGGGATCTTTTGATCAGTATCGATCAAAGTGAAAGAAGAATTAACTCTGTTTATGAGATTTATGGCATAGACAGGCTAAAAGAAGAGGTCGAAAAATTAAGCGGTGTTCAGATTTCAGATTATATAATTTTTGATTATTCTATATTTAAAAGTATTGGTGATTTATTTGCTCCAATAGATATATACATAGAATCAGATATGAGTTACTCAGATTACCATCAAAATTTACACATAGATTTTAAAAAAGGGTATAATAAGTTAAACGGTGAAGAATTGTTATATTATGTAAGGTATAGAGATACATCGGGAGATTTAGGAAGGATGGAACGTCAAAAAAATGCTGTATTGGCTTTATTGGATGAAGTTCAATCTGCTGGAATAAATAAACTCCTTGAAGCTATTAATATAGGTTTATCTGACACGATTAATTCTTTTGAAATCCAAGATCTACTTTTTTTGTATAACCAAGCGAAGGATGCCCAGATGGAATTTATCTCATTCCCCTATCTAATCAAAGATAGCTATGTAGTTGCTGATGAAAGTAAAATACCCCAAATTCAATACAAGTTGAAAACCTTTGAAACATATTCTGACCAAAGCAATGATAAACCAAAAATTCTGATAACCAAAAATTTTTCTAGTAAATTATATAATTTTTATACATATGTTTTTGACGTATGGAAAAAACCGGGGTATCAGATTAAGGTTTTGGATGAAACCTTTGATGGTTTAAGTGACCAATATTCATATGTTTTTTTTAGGAACGTCGAAGAAGAAACTAAGGAAAAGATAAAGGCAGATTTGAAAGAGACGTTCGGAACAAATTTCATCGAAATAGAAGATAAGTACAAATATTTCCAGTTGATAGATTTTATTTCAGAAAATTTGATCGATCCAACGGATTACGATGCTCTGGTGGTTCTCAATGAAAGGTGGTAA
- a CDS encoding ABC transporter permease, whose translation MKGGKRNNPVLLLAISFFTRSKKNFKFSLIAMIIGVWGIIVVTSIINGFDSLLIDSITNFYPHLVVRGNYTQNSSEIDKIVNFNISSVAVINQSKIAFSQLMELDDLSIYEGFINEEKGTEGLILGNKLADNLNVEIGDTIITVRTKGLLPIFQESTITGIFDSGVYSYDSTFILSQNSNSKEYTGIFLKNPNKAQQFKEKYLSSYSALTWEESNETLAKAVQFDSLIAFMITFFILLISGFSISNSVSFSVFTRKKEIAILRALGFQRRQVTTIFILETFLISLVGFVLGVIAGVLTCWFLIILKIPLPEGLFYVEYLPIKITASSFLIAFLINSFVSIFFSYVASRRAASFNIVESLKDE comes from the coding sequence ATGAAAGGTGGTAAAAGAAATAATCCGGTTTTACTTTTGGCTATTTCTTTTTTCACAAGGTCGAAAAAAAACTTTAAATTCTCACTCATCGCTATGATAATAGGGGTATGGGGTATTATAGTAGTTACTTCAATAATAAATGGTTTCGATAGCTTGTTAATAGATTCAATAACTAATTTTTATCCTCATCTAGTTGTTAGAGGAAATTACACTCAAAACTCATCAGAAATAGACAAAATTGTAAATTTCAACATCTCCTCTGTAGCAGTTATAAACCAATCTAAAATTGCCTTCTCTCAGCTTATGGAATTGGATGATCTATCAATCTATGAAGGATTTATAAATGAGGAAAAGGGTACCGAAGGCCTTATATTAGGAAATAAATTAGCAGATAATCTCAATGTTGAAATTGGTGATACCATAATAACTGTTAGAACAAAGGGCCTATTACCGATTTTCCAAGAAAGTACCATTACAGGAATATTCGATTCTGGGGTATATTCGTACGATTCAACTTTCATATTGTCTCAAAATTCAAACTCAAAAGAATATACCGGCATTTTTTTAAAAAATCCAAACAAGGCTCAACAATTTAAAGAAAAATATCTTTCTAGTTACTCCGCCCTCACTTGGGAAGAGTCCAATGAAACTTTGGCTAAGGCAGTCCAATTTGATAGCTTGATAGCTTTTATGATAACTTTTTTCATTCTTTTGATTTCTGGATTCAGTATATCAAACTCGGTTTCTTTCTCTGTCTTTACTAGAAAGAAAGAGATAGCTATTTTAAGGGCTCTTGGTTTTCAAAGAAGACAAGTAACTACTATTTTTATCTTAGAAACTTTTTTAATATCTCTAGTAGGATTTGTACTTGGAGTTATTGCCGGTGTTTTAACCTGCTGGTTTCTAATTATTTTAAAGATCCCATTACCCGAAGGCCTCTTTTATGTGGAATATTTACCCATTAAGATAACAGCCAGCTCTTTTTTGATAGCCTTTTTAATAAACAGTTTTGTATCCATTTTTTTTAGTTATGTCGCATCAAGGCGAGCAGCGAGCTTCAATATTGTCGAATCTTTAAAAGATGAATAG
- the ndk gene encoding nucleoside-diphosphate kinase has protein sequence MAEKAFVMIKPNAVKRGLIGEIIKRYEQKGLKVVAMKMIKMKKAQAEELYKVHQGKDFYQPLIEFILSGPVVVMIIEGPRVIEAVRSINGETDPLKAQAGSIRGEFGISVRKNIVHASDSIQSAEQEWKIFFEENEIFEYLCGFENEL, from the coding sequence TTGGCGGAAAAAGCATTTGTGATGATAAAACCTAACGCTGTTAAAAGAGGACTAATTGGTGAAATAATCAAAAGATATGAACAAAAAGGCCTAAAAGTAGTTGCTATGAAGATGATAAAGATGAAAAAAGCACAAGCTGAAGAGCTCTACAAAGTACACCAAGGTAAGGATTTTTATCAACCATTGATAGAATTCATACTATCTGGACCTGTGGTTGTTATGATTATAGAAGGCCCAAGGGTTATTGAAGCTGTTAGAAGTATAAACGGTGAAACGGATCCCCTAAAAGCTCAAGCAGGAAGCATTCGTGGAGAATTTGGGATAAGTGTCAGAAAGAACATTGTACATGCCTCAGATTCGATTCAAAGTGCTGAACAAGAGTGGAAAATTTTCTTTGAAGAAAATGAGATTTTTGAATATCTATGCGGGTTTGAAAACGAGTTGTAA
- the glgD gene encoding glucose-1-phosphate adenylyltransferase subunit GlgD, which yields MRVVGLILSGSTKDNLDKLTLKRTSAAVPVFGKYRAIDFTLSNMVNSGITNVGVFTQYNPRSLMDHLGSGKEWNLDRKRGGLFILQPFISPQSHKMYYEGTADAIFQNLTFLRRSYEDFVLIGSGDHIYNIDFRPLFKYHVKNGADITLLTKTVEEGVNFSQYGQVITDENNRITQIYEKDSQYRSDKIFLGVYFINKAFLMEILYANVSNGKFDLLKDIIIPNLSRMRVFSYDFDGYWKNIKKSVEDYYNINMDILKEEVRNELFYSPERKIYTKLKDSVPPKINVNAEVSNSFISDGCIINGVVRNSVLSRDVYVGAGSVIENCIVLQGSYLEEGSVIRKTIIDKNVRIRSGRKLEGIGNEINVIEKGAVL from the coding sequence ATGAGGGTTGTAGGTCTTATTCTTTCTGGATCCACCAAAGATAATTTAGATAAATTAACTTTAAAAAGAACTAGCGCAGCCGTTCCTGTTTTTGGTAAGTACAGAGCAATAGATTTTACGTTAAGTAATATGGTAAATTCTGGCATCACAAACGTAGGAGTATTTACTCAATACAATCCTAGGTCTCTCATGGATCATTTGGGAAGCGGTAAAGAATGGAACTTGGATAGAAAAAGAGGGGGATTATTCATACTTCAGCCATTTATAAGCCCTCAAAGTCATAAAATGTACTATGAAGGAACAGCGGATGCAATATTTCAAAATTTGACCTTTTTGAGAAGATCATACGAAGATTTTGTTTTAATTGGTTCTGGAGATCATATATATAATATTGATTTTAGACCGCTTTTTAAATACCATGTAAAAAACGGCGCAGATATTACGTTGCTAACAAAAACTGTAGAAGAGGGAGTAAATTTTAGCCAATATGGACAAGTCATTACAGACGAAAATAACAGAATCACACAAATCTATGAAAAGGACTCCCAATATCGCTCTGATAAGATTTTTTTGGGTGTTTATTTTATAAACAAAGCATTTTTGATGGAAATTCTATATGCCAACGTATCAAACGGTAAATTCGATCTATTAAAAGATATAATCATTCCCAATTTATCCAGGATGAGAGTTTTTTCTTACGATTTTGATGGTTATTGGAAAAATATAAAAAAATCTGTGGAAGATTATTATAATATTAATATGGATATTCTAAAAGAAGAGGTCAGAAATGAATTGTTTTATTCACCAGAAAGAAAAATATATACTAAGCTCAAAGATTCGGTCCCACCGAAGATTAACGTTAACGCCGAAGTCTCCAATTCATTTATATCTGATGGTTGTATAATAAATGGAGTTGTTAGAAATTCTGTCCTTTCTAGGGATGTGTACGTTGGAGCGGGTTCAGTAATAGAAAATTGTATAGTACTTCAAGGAAGTTATTTAGAGGAAGGAAGTGTAATTAGAAAGACAATAATTGATAAAAACGTAAGGATAAGATCAGGGAGAAAGTTGGAAGGCATAGGTAACGAGATCAACGTTATAGAAAAAGGGGCTGTTCTATAA
- a CDS encoding glucose-1-phosphate adenylyltransferase: MRVLAIILAGGQGTRLGVITNNLAKPAVPFGGKYRMIDFTLSNCVNSNINTVGVVTQYMPHRLVEHLGIGKPWDLDIKGGGLHILPPYLSRSGTSWYQGTADAVYQNIEFIERYKPDFVLLLSGDHVYKMDYNDIIDYHIEKDADGTIACMEVPVSEAHRFGIMVTDPFDRIIEFQEKPKEPRGTLASLGIYVFKWNFLKDALIRDAKDNTSEHDFGKNIIPKSLVENSQLYAFNFEGYWRDVGTLESYLDCNLEIISPLPPLDLHDENWKIYTQSEELPPAFIAKGSSVIKSFVSEGSEIYGTVENSVIFQGVTVSEGTYVKDSIIMNNVFIGKNSYIEKTIIAENTIIGDSVEIGKGKFSESKVDKKIYNSDITVIGFNSKIKDKMIIGKNCVIDNEIDLNDYDVEEIKSGEGISK; this comes from the coding sequence ATGCGTGTTTTAGCTATCATTTTAGCTGGAGGTCAAGGAACAAGACTTGGGGTAATTACAAACAATTTAGCAAAGCCCGCCGTACCCTTCGGTGGAAAATATCGTATGATCGATTTCACTTTAAGTAATTGCGTTAATTCAAATATAAATACAGTAGGTGTTGTCACTCAATATATGCCACATAGGCTAGTAGAACATTTGGGGATAGGAAAACCCTGGGACTTGGACATAAAAGGCGGAGGTTTACATATTTTGCCCCCTTATCTAAGCAGATCAGGAACTTCTTGGTACCAAGGAACAGCCGATGCGGTTTATCAAAACATAGAATTCATAGAAAGGTATAAACCTGATTTTGTGTTACTGTTGTCAGGGGATCATGTATATAAAATGGATTACAACGATATAATAGATTATCATATAGAAAAAGATGCCGATGGTACTATAGCCTGTATGGAAGTACCAGTGAGCGAAGCACATAGATTTGGTATAATGGTCACTGACCCTTTCGATAGAATAATCGAATTTCAAGAAAAGCCCAAAGAACCAAGAGGAACCTTGGCTTCTTTGGGTATATATGTATTCAAATGGAATTTTCTAAAAGATGCTCTAATAAGAGATGCCAAAGATAATACTTCTGAACATGATTTTGGAAAAAATATTATTCCCAAATCGCTAGTAGAAAATTCTCAACTGTATGCTTTCAACTTTGAAGGGTATTGGAGAGACGTTGGAACTTTAGAATCTTATCTTGACTGTAATCTTGAGATAATTTCTCCCTTGCCTCCGTTAGACCTTCATGATGAAAATTGGAAAATATACACTCAATCGGAAGAGTTACCACCTGCTTTCATTGCAAAGGGATCTAGTGTAATAAAAAGCTTTGTTAGTGAAGGATCAGAAATATATGGTACAGTTGAAAATTCAGTAATTTTCCAGGGGGTAACCGTTTCAGAGGGAACTTATGTAAAAGATTCCATAATAATGAATAACGTATTTATCGGCAAAAATTCGTATATAGAAAAAACAATTATTGCTGAAAACACTATTATCGGTGATTCGGTTGAGATAGGAAAAGGCAAATTTTCAGAATCAAAAGTCGATAAAAAGATCTATAATTCAGATATAACTGTAATAGGCTTCAACTCGAAGATAAAAGACAAGATGATAATAGGGAAAAATTGTGTAATAGACAACGAGATAGATTTAAATGATTATGATGTGGAAGAAATAAAAAGTGGGGAAGGAATATCAAAGTGA
- a CDS encoding DUF4899 domain-containing protein: protein MDFYALKFLATSNLTGETYVGYMFGKKAQTPYFNVLLLSRAQLREIDLPDITKDYLDFKSDIDMLYYQLSKEKNNNLLTQFKAYFYSMLKKMKFEVTGTKIFMAIEDEDVYVLKSILNDILSEWAGDTKIRLVAQKFDYKDLTWITAVKEKGEEGLKEYLTREDVKNATEIYPIIDPIEGYSVSKLDIGEPIIVLPIENKNEGEKKMGEVVEGKIISKELIPSSDYIFLKVDLGNGVLGKAVVHRELKVSVDQNRLQILRKSQEKTEHENETKTIGDLYVQMKNDKSIPIDKKIGSLDVLIIAGFSIIGILLIILIIILLGSF, encoded by the coding sequence ATGGACTTTTATGCATTAAAATTTTTAGCAACCTCAAATTTAACTGGTGAAACGTATGTGGGATATATGTTTGGTAAAAAGGCTCAAACCCCCTATTTTAATGTTCTTTTGTTGAGTAGGGCTCAACTTAGAGAAATAGATCTTCCTGATATAACAAAAGATTATCTCGATTTTAAATCAGACATCGATATGCTGTATTATCAATTGTCTAAGGAAAAAAATAATAACCTTTTAACTCAGTTCAAAGCCTACTTCTACAGCATGCTAAAAAAAATGAAATTCGAGGTCACAGGGACAAAAATCTTTATGGCTATAGAAGATGAAGATGTTTATGTTTTAAAATCAATCTTGAACGATATTTTAAGTGAATGGGCTGGAGATACAAAGATCAGATTGGTAGCCCAAAAATTTGATTATAAAGATCTAACCTGGATAACCGCTGTAAAAGAGAAAGGAGAAGAAGGTTTAAAAGAATACTTAACTAGAGAAGACGTTAAAAATGCAACCGAAATCTATCCAATAATAGACCCCATAGAAGGTTATTCCGTTTCTAAATTGGATATAGGTGAACCTATAATAGTTTTACCAATTGAAAATAAAAATGAAGGCGAAAAAAAAATGGGAGAAGTAGTCGAGGGAAAAATTATATCTAAAGAGTTGATTCCTTCAAGCGACTATATATTTTTAAAAGTAGATCTAGGGAATGGGGTTTTGGGTAAAGCGGTAGTTCATAGAGAGTTAAAGGTTTCAGTAGACCAAAATCGACTTCAAATTTTAAGAAAGTCTCAAGAAAAAACTGAACACGAAAACGAAACAAAAACTATCGGAGATTTATACGTCCAAATGAAAAATGATAAAAGTATACCTATTGATAAAAAAATAGGTTCATTAGATGTACTGATAATAGCTGGTTTCTCAATAATAGGTATACTTTTGATAATTTTAATTATTATACTTCTGGGGTCGTTCTAA
- a CDS encoding radical SAM protein, with protein sequence MRLSYATAVELGLKKGKIDFPNYTAYLMIGEKCLFNCSYCAQARNAQSNTDLLSRIKWPEISVETFKNIFIPTKFKRICIQVVSSLDYWNELNELLSFLEETEIPISVSIRPRNIEEVRTLFKKYNVDRVGMAIDVANKELFSKIRGGRYEVYENMLINASNDFPNRITTHIIVGLGETDENIIEFLLKMKKFKILVSLFSLTPIKGTRFENLLPPSLSRYRKIQIAREIILQHDVEKTDFLFDSNGNLEKLPEAEIDMEEAKKTSGCPWCTRPFYNEKPTKEPYNIPIPRHINL encoded by the coding sequence TTGCGTTTATCCTATGCTACAGCTGTAGAACTCGGTTTAAAAAAAGGAAAAATTGACTTTCCAAACTACACAGCTTATCTCATGATCGGGGAAAAGTGCCTTTTCAACTGTTCTTATTGTGCACAAGCCAGGAATGCTCAAAGTAACACAGATCTATTATCAAGAATTAAATGGCCTGAAATATCTGTAGAAACTTTTAAAAATATCTTCATCCCAACAAAATTCAAACGTATATGTATCCAAGTTGTTTCTTCTTTAGATTATTGGAACGAATTAAACGAATTATTATCTTTCTTGGAAGAAACAGAAATACCTATCTCTGTTTCTATAAGGCCAAGAAATATTGAAGAAGTTAGAACCTTGTTTAAAAAGTACAACGTTGATAGGGTTGGAATGGCTATAGATGTAGCAAACAAAGAACTTTTCTCAAAAATCAGAGGCGGTAGATACGAAGTCTATGAAAATATGCTCATAAACGCTTCAAATGATTTCCCCAACAGAATTACAACACATATAATCGTTGGATTGGGAGAAACAGACGAAAATATTATAGAGTTTTTATTAAAAATGAAAAAGTTTAAGATATTGGTAAGTTTATTTTCTTTAACCCCCATAAAGGGGACAAGGTTTGAAAACCTTTTACCACCTTCTTTATCTAGGTACAGAAAAATCCAGATCGCTAGAGAAATCATCTTACAACACGATGTAGAAAAAACCGATTTTCTCTTTGATTCAAATGGTAACCTTGAAAAATTGCCAGAAGCGGAGATAGATATGGAAGAAGCTAAAAAAACCTCGGGATGTCCATGGTGCACCCGTCCTTTTTACAATGAAAAACCAACAAAAGAACCATATAACATCCCCATACCTCGACACATCAATCTCTAA
- a CDS encoding glycerophosphodiester phosphodiesterase family protein, with the protein MNEFVILGHRGYRAKFVENTIEAFKKAREYGADGIEYDSRLTKDGTLVVLHDDSIENRKLKELTYYELKQIHFKNGETVPTVEEVIFNLDERAILNLEIKEVEAAVPSYEITKRINAVDRTLFSSFKIDALRKVRSLDKSAKVGLLSEYNTLKYVDELNNEIGLYSLNLWIDALKDDIELSKELLHKWKEKGLKIFLWTVNDPKYLHTFKGLYDGIITDEVEKIVEVRRQIAKEKL; encoded by the coding sequence ATGAATGAATTTGTAATTTTAGGGCATAGGGGTTACAGGGCAAAATTTGTCGAAAATACGATCGAAGCCTTTAAAAAAGCCAGAGAATATGGTGCCGATGGTATTGAGTATGACTCGAGATTAACTAAAGATGGGACGTTAGTTGTTCTTCACGACGATAGTATTGAAAACAGAAAGTTGAAGGAACTAACTTACTATGAGTTAAAACAAATACATTTTAAAAATGGAGAGACCGTTCCAACAGTCGAAGAAGTTATCTTTAATTTAGATGAGCGAGCTATTCTTAATTTAGAAATCAAAGAGGTTGAGGCGGCTGTTCCTTCCTACGAAATAACTAAAAGAATAAATGCAGTTGATAGAACCCTATTTTCTTCTTTCAAAATTGACGCTTTGAGAAAGGTCAGAAGTTTAGATAAAAGTGCAAAAGTTGGATTACTCAGTGAATATAATACTTTAAAATACGTAGATGAATTGAATAACGAGATCGGTCTTTATTCTTTGAATCTTTGGATAGACGCTTTAAAAGATGATATAGAACTTTCTAAAGAACTCTTGCATAAATGGAAAGAAAAGGGTTTGAAGATATTTTTATGGACGGTCAACGATCCTAAATATTTGCACACATTCAAGGGTTTGTACGATGGTATAATTACCGATGAGGTTGAAAAAATAGTAGAAGTAAGGAGACAAATCGCAAAAGAGAAACTTTAG
- a CDS encoding ADP-ribosylglycohydrolase family protein yields the protein MKAWVNEFNRRRNAKPKKDHIEKWEDVEKMNVFPKEILVTLWDSKVPGSNAPESLIVGAVQSVENMGKNVNQAELLLDKGFEALKNKDYSKLKAITSEIFFSLSKADSLDNNAYEKYDRPLDWEDISNSFPKQKFNNIDNLKDKIHGGWLGQLAGGSMGTKLEGYTHDALEETYSDQLGTYIGEVSTINDDVTYELIFLKTYEEKWGRITSKDLAKNWISYIPFGWSAELIALENIKRGIFPPESGFFNNPFQEWIGAQMRCMVHGLLQPGDPYNAAKLSFIDSQVSHSGNGIYGGIHSAVMTSLAFSEKDPRKIIEKSLDYIPKNTEFKKVVDNVVKYCQANNDWINVLRKTEDNFQRYNWVHLYPNTASVLTSLWFGEGDFDKTMKIVSSFGYDVDCNAGEVGTILGIMYGANDFPSYWSDPLKDTLETYLPDFSKIKISTLAEWTFKLSTQNGINRS from the coding sequence ATGAAGGCATGGGTAAACGAATTTAATAGAAGAAGAAACGCCAAACCAAAAAAAGATCACATCGAAAAATGGGAAGATGTAGAAAAAATGAATGTTTTTCCAAAAGAGATATTGGTAACCCTTTGGGATAGTAAAGTTCCAGGTTCTAACGCCCCGGAATCTCTCATCGTTGGTGCAGTCCAATCTGTAGAAAATATGGGTAAAAACGTAAACCAAGCGGAGTTATTGCTGGATAAAGGATTCGAAGCATTAAAAAATAAAGATTACTCTAAATTAAAGGCTATAACTTCAGAAATTTTCTTTTCTCTTTCTAAAGCCGATTCATTGGACAATAACGCATACGAAAAGTATGATAGACCTTTGGACTGGGAAGATATCTCTAACTCTTTTCCTAAGCAAAAATTTAACAATATTGATAATCTAAAAGACAAGATTCATGGTGGTTGGTTAGGCCAACTTGCAGGTGGATCTATGGGAACCAAACTTGAAGGGTATACCCACGATGCGTTGGAAGAAACATATTCTGACCAATTGGGTACTTACATAGGTGAGGTTTCAACGATCAACGACGATGTCACCTATGAATTAATTTTTCTCAAAACTTACGAAGAGAAGTGGGGAAGGATCACTTCAAAGGATTTAGCAAAAAATTGGATATCGTACATACCATTTGGATGGAGTGCTGAGTTGATAGCCCTTGAAAATATTAAAAGAGGAATATTCCCACCCGAATCAGGATTTTTTAATAACCCATTTCAAGAATGGATAGGAGCACAGATGAGATGCATGGTTCATGGTTTATTGCAACCTGGCGATCCATATAATGCCGCAAAGTTATCGTTTATCGATTCACAAGTATCCCATAGTGGTAACGGTATATACGGCGGCATACATAGTGCGGTTATGACATCTTTGGCTTTTTCTGAAAAAGATCCAAGAAAAATAATAGAAAAGTCATTGGATTATATCCCCAAAAATACCGAATTTAAAAAAGTCGTAGATAATGTAGTAAAATATTGTCAAGCAAATAATGATTGGATCAACGTCCTTAGAAAAACAGAGGACAATTTCCAAAGGTATAATTGGGTTCATCTGTATCCCAATACCGCCTCGGTTTTAACTTCTCTGTGGTTTGGGGAAGGGGATTTTGATAAAACGATGAAGATCGTATCTTCTTTCGGTTATGACGTTGATTGTAATGCTGGTGAGGTAGGTACGATATTGGGGATCATGTATGGTGCAAACGATTTCCCTTCTTATTGGTCAGACCCTTTGAAAGACACGTTGGAAACCTATTTACCAGATTTTTCAAAGATAAAAATATCCACTTTAGCAGAATGGACATTTAAATTAAGTACCCAAAATGGAATTAATAGATCGTAA
- a CDS encoding BMP family ABC transporter substrate-binding protein: MKRFTFFVFIVILFSFTAFAVPQKVAYVINGSLGDQSFYDSGYAGIKQLETDYGVQTRVIECNFDPSLYYPSLLTAANWADVIFVISYGFEEELKTIATQFPNKIFVNIDTVVEDEQGIISNVDYVEEEGAFMAGVVAGIVTTMTELEGINPQKLIGAVGGDDDIVIRSFVYGYEQGAHYIDPEIEVRTIYVGSWDDPAKGKQAALQLYSQGVDVIFQIASLTGTGVLQAAQEVGKYAIGVDSNQNGLAPGHVITSDLKEVGKSIELVFKDIVEGRYEPGTLYKLGLKAGAVGLAIDEYTYQILPQETVEKILQIQKDVADGKIVVKEYRE; encoded by the coding sequence ATGAAAAGATTCACATTTTTTGTGTTTATTGTTATTCTCTTTTCTTTCACAGCTTTTGCCGTACCACAAAAGGTAGCATACGTAATAAACGGTTCCCTTGGAGATCAATCCTTTTATGACTCCGGTTACGCTGGCATAAAACAGCTGGAAACTGATTATGGGGTTCAAACAAGGGTAATTGAATGCAACTTTGATCCTTCGCTCTATTATCCAAGTTTACTTACAGCTGCAAATTGGGCAGATGTTATATTCGTAATCTCTTATGGTTTTGAAGAAGAATTAAAAACCATAGCAACACAATTTCCCAATAAGATATTCGTTAATATTGACACCGTAGTTGAAGATGAACAGGGTATAATATCAAACGTTGATTACGTTGAAGAAGAAGGGGCTTTCATGGCTGGAGTTGTAGCAGGTATCGTTACAACAATGACGGAATTGGAAGGGATAAATCCCCAAAAACTAATAGGAGCAGTAGGCGGAGATGACGATATAGTCATCAGATCCTTTGTGTATGGTTATGAACAAGGGGCACATTACATAGATCCGGAAATTGAAGTAAGAACGATATACGTGGGAAGTTGGGATGACCCTGCAAAAGGGAAACAAGCCGCTTTACAACTTTATTCTCAGGGTGTGGATGTAATATTTCAAATCGCAAGTTTAACCGGTACTGGTGTATTACAAGCCGCCCAGGAAGTAGGGAAATATGCCATTGGCGTAGATTCGAATCAAAACGGTCTTGCCCCGGGTCACGTGATCACCAGCGATCTTAAAGAAGTTGGAAAATCCATTGAACTAGTTTTTAAAGACATAGTAGAGGGGAGATATGAACCCGGTACGTTGTACAAACTCGGATTAAAAGCCGGAGCAGTAGGATTGGCTATCGATGAATACACATATCAGATTCTTCCTCAAGAAACTGTAGAAAAAATATTACAGATCCAGAAAGATGTTGCGGATGGTAAGATTGTGGTCAAAGAGTATAGAGAATAA